Proteins from one Pseudomonas grandcourensis genomic window:
- a CDS encoding DinB family protein has translation MNQPLSHHLLTMAYQNAWANHRLAKAWRQLSPQELSAPRVSFFPTIRATLNHILTCDWFYVDALERELRGDDPHPDCRVFFKEDEPCLMASDLVGEQAHVDRRLIAYCEQMRDADLGKIVTIARDTPQHDSRLRLLSHLFEHQIHHRGQVHAMLSGTSVQPPQLDEFFCAGESHLRAEDYAELGWTEALIWGA, from the coding sequence ATGAATCAGCCCCTGTCGCACCATTTGCTGACCATGGCCTATCAGAATGCCTGGGCCAATCACCGACTGGCCAAGGCCTGGCGTCAGTTGAGCCCGCAGGAACTGAGCGCACCCCGGGTCAGCTTCTTCCCCACGATCCGCGCCACCCTCAACCACATCCTGACCTGTGACTGGTTTTATGTGGACGCCCTGGAGCGCGAACTGCGCGGCGACGACCCGCATCCCGATTGCCGGGTGTTTTTCAAGGAGGACGAACCCTGTCTCATGGCGTCGGACCTGGTTGGCGAGCAGGCCCACGTCGACCGCCGGCTGATCGCCTACTGCGAGCAGATGCGCGACGCCGACCTCGGCAAAATCGTGACCATCGCCCGGGACACCCCGCAACACGACAGTCGCTTGCGCCTGCTGTCCCATTTGTTTGAACACCAGATCCATCACCGCGGTCAGGTTCACGCCATGCTCAGCGGTACTTCGGTCCAGCCACCGCAACTCGACGAGTTTTTCTGCGCCGGTGAGTCGCACTTGCGGGCTGAGGATTATGCCGAGTTGGGATGGACTGAAGCCTTGATCTGGGGCGCCTGA
- the zapE gene encoding cell division protein ZapE, with amino-acid sequence MTIDSPLSAWQHAIEQKGFVQDEAQEHAVWALQKCHEALHEGRSPISGVYLWGPVGRGKTWLMDQFYQSLRVPARRQHFHHFMGWVHQRSFQLTGTADPLKALARELAEEVRVLCFDELFVNDIGDAIILGRLFQVMFEQGVVVVCTSNLPPDQLYADGFNRDRFMPAIAAIKQHMQVIAVDGGEDHRLHPGAGTQRYWVAEPGRPGALGEVFQVLSVGQSVSSEPIEVGYRSLGVVKASPTVLWTRYAALCEQPFAAMDFIALCDTYGAILLSDVPNLSAQKRAGRIARGTEDGVERVDAGDRELPQLSVHDDGVRRFIALVDECYDRKVPLYLEAQVPMASLYTEGYLEFPFRRTLSRLQEMQLQRFAEV; translated from the coding sequence ATGACTATCGATTCCCCCTTAAGCGCCTGGCAGCATGCCATCGAACAAAAGGGCTTCGTCCAGGACGAGGCCCAGGAACATGCCGTGTGGGCCCTGCAAAAGTGCCACGAAGCGCTGCATGAAGGCCGTTCGCCCATTTCCGGCGTGTACCTGTGGGGGCCGGTGGGGCGGGGCAAGACCTGGTTGATGGACCAGTTCTACCAAAGCCTGCGGGTACCGGCGCGGCGCCAGCACTTTCACCACTTCATGGGCTGGGTGCACCAGCGTTCGTTTCAACTGACCGGCACTGCCGACCCGCTCAAGGCGTTGGCCCGTGAGCTGGCCGAAGAAGTACGGGTGCTGTGCTTCGACGAACTGTTCGTCAATGACATCGGCGACGCGATCATCCTCGGTCGCCTGTTCCAGGTGATGTTCGAACAGGGCGTGGTGGTGGTCTGCACGTCCAATCTGCCGCCGGATCAGTTGTACGCCGACGGCTTCAATCGCGACCGTTTCATGCCCGCCATCGCGGCGATCAAGCAGCACATGCAGGTGATTGCGGTGGATGGCGGGGAAGACCATCGCCTGCATCCGGGGGCCGGTACGCAACGCTACTGGGTGGCCGAGCCCGGCAGGCCGGGCGCGCTGGGTGAAGTGTTCCAGGTGTTGAGCGTCGGCCAGTCGGTATCGAGCGAGCCGATAGAGGTCGGCTACCGCTCCCTCGGGGTGGTCAAGGCCAGCCCGACGGTGCTCTGGACCCGTTACGCCGCGCTGTGCGAGCAACCCTTCGCGGCCATGGATTTCATCGCCCTGTGCGATACCTACGGCGCTATTCTGTTGAGTGACGTGCCCAACCTCAGCGCACAGAAGCGCGCCGGGCGCATTGCCCGTGGCACCGAGGACGGTGTCGAGCGGGTGGACGCGGGGGATCGCGAGTTGCCGCAGTTGTCGGTGCATGACGACGGCGTGCGACGGTTCATTGCCCTGGTGGACGAGTGCTACGACCGCAAGGTGCCGCTGTACCTTGAAGCGCAAGTGCCAATGGCGTCGCTTTACACCGAGGGTTATCTGGAATTCCCGTTCCGCCGCACCCTCAGTCGATTGCAGGAAATGCAACTGCAGCGGTTTGCCGAAGTTTGA
- a CDS encoding aldo/keto reductase produces MHYKVFGRKTGLRVSELALGAGNFGTGWGHGAERDEAKRIFDGYLEAGGNFIDTANGYQGGQSEAMLSEFIAAERDRLVIATKYTLGTTPAAGISHTGNSRKNMVRAVEESLKRLKTEHIDLFWAHMSDGVTPMEEILRGFDDLVSAGKIHYAGLSNFPAWRIARADLLAEVRGFAPIVAIQVEYSLAERTAEREQLPMAEALGLAATLWSPLGGGFLTGKYRNSEGDNRANKLGVLIHAEKSARETALLDTLIDVAAELDASPTHVAIAWLREKAKRSATTLIPILGSRTREQLDATLGALNVQLSTEQLARLDGVSDVAKGVPHESISGSSARFSGGQILDLPIVPVA; encoded by the coding sequence ATGCATTACAAAGTTTTCGGTCGTAAAACCGGCTTGCGTGTTTCCGAACTGGCGCTGGGCGCCGGTAACTTCGGTACCGGCTGGGGCCATGGCGCCGAGCGTGACGAAGCCAAGCGGATTTTTGATGGCTACCTGGAAGCCGGTGGAAATTTCATCGATACCGCCAACGGTTATCAGGGCGGGCAGTCCGAGGCCATGCTCAGCGAATTCATTGCCGCAGAACGGGACCGCCTGGTCATCGCCACCAAATACACCCTCGGGACTACACCGGCGGCCGGTATTTCCCACACCGGTAACAGCCGCAAGAACATGGTGCGCGCCGTCGAAGAAAGCCTCAAACGGCTGAAGACCGAACATATCGACCTGTTCTGGGCGCACATGAGTGATGGCGTCACGCCGATGGAAGAGATCCTGCGTGGTTTCGACGATCTGGTCAGTGCAGGCAAGATTCATTACGCCGGGCTGTCGAACTTCCCCGCGTGGCGCATCGCCCGTGCCGACCTGCTGGCCGAGGTGCGCGGTTTTGCACCGATTGTTGCGATCCAGGTCGAGTACAGCCTCGCCGAACGCACCGCCGAGCGTGAACAACTGCCGATGGCCGAAGCCCTGGGCCTGGCCGCGACTTTGTGGTCGCCACTGGGTGGTGGCTTCCTGACTGGCAAGTATCGCAACAGTGAGGGCGACAATCGCGCGAACAAACTCGGCGTGTTGATCCACGCCGAAAAAAGCGCCCGCGAAACCGCCCTGCTCGACACCTTGATCGATGTCGCCGCAGAACTGGACGCCAGCCCGACCCACGTGGCCATTGCCTGGTTGCGGGAAAAGGCCAAACGCTCGGCCACAACACTGATTCCGATCCTCGGTTCCCGGACCCGGGAGCAACTGGACGCCACATTGGGCGCGCTGAATGTGCAGTTGAGCACCGAGCAACTGGCACGACTGGACGGTGTCAGTGATGTGGCCAAAGGCGTGCCGCACGAATCCATTTCCGGTTCGTCCGCACGGTTCAGCGGGGGGCAGATCCTCGACCTGCCAATCGTTCCGGTGGCGTGA
- the speB gene encoding agmatinase has translation MDVPMQNDQALTRDSLYGTAAESTYAGITSFMRRRYSRDLRGVDVAVSGVPFDTATSNRPGARFGPRGIRAASAGIAWERHWPWTFDPFDHLAVIDYGDCDFDYGSPQSTPELIEAHAEHILNAGTAMLTFGGDHFITYPLLKAHARKHGALSLIHFDAHSDTWPDEEGKRIDHGTMFWHAAKEGLVDPSRSVQIGLRTTNDDHQGFQVLDARQVHRRGCEAIVEAIRARVGDNPVYLTFDIDCLDPAFAPGTGTPVCGGLSTVQALEILGGLRGINLVGMDVVEVAPAYDSAEITSLAAATLAMEMLCLYAAKHKVDK, from the coding sequence ATGGACGTCCCGATGCAGAACGATCAAGCCCTTACCCGTGACAGCCTGTACGGCACGGCCGCCGAAAGTACCTACGCCGGTATCACCAGTTTCATGCGTCGACGCTACAGTCGTGACTTGCGTGGCGTTGATGTGGCCGTCAGTGGCGTGCCGTTCGACACAGCCACCAGCAACCGCCCCGGCGCACGCTTCGGACCTCGGGGCATTCGCGCCGCCTCTGCCGGGATCGCCTGGGAACGGCACTGGCCGTGGACGTTTGATCCGTTCGATCACCTGGCGGTCATCGATTACGGCGATTGTGATTTCGACTACGGTTCGCCGCAGTCGACGCCCGAATTGATAGAGGCCCACGCCGAGCACATCCTCAATGCCGGCACGGCGATGCTGACCTTTGGCGGCGACCATTTCATCACCTATCCGCTGCTCAAGGCCCATGCCCGCAAGCACGGGGCGCTGTCGCTGATCCATTTCGACGCCCACAGCGACACCTGGCCGGACGAAGAGGGCAAGCGCATCGACCACGGCACCATGTTTTGGCACGCGGCCAAAGAAGGGCTGGTGGATCCGTCGCGCTCGGTGCAAATCGGCTTGCGCACCACCAACGATGATCACCAGGGCTTTCAGGTGCTGGACGCGCGGCAGGTGCATCGCCGTGGCTGCGAGGCGATTGTCGAAGCGATTCGCGCGCGGGTCGGCGACAACCCGGTGTACCTGACCTTCGACATCGACTGCCTTGATCCAGCGTTCGCACCGGGTACCGGAACACCGGTGTGCGGCGGCTTGAGCACAGTGCAGGCGCTAGAGATTCTCGGCGGTCTGCGCGGGATCAACCTGGTGGGCATGGACGTGGTGGAAGTGGCACCGGCCTATGACAGCGCGGAGATCACGTCACTGGCGGCGGCGACGCTGGCGATGGAGATGCTGTGTCTGTATGCGGCAAAACATAAGGTCGATAAGTAA
- a CDS encoding polyamine ABC transporter substrate-binding protein: MAPMFKLCLPALLLAVAISAQAEDKVVNLYSWADYVAPETLQRFEQETGIHVRYDTFDSSEVLETKLLTGGSGYDVVVPSSSVLARGLAAGALKPIPHEGLKGYANLDPDLLEKLAAVDPGNRYGVPYTWGTLGLGMNVEAVKQRLPDVPLNSLDLLFKPEYASKLKDCGIAILDSPQEVIGLALHYLGKDPYSTDKNDLSAAEALLHQLQPNVLYVATGRQISDLANGSVCLALTYNGDASMAADQARKAEKPYEIAYRIPREGTLVWQDNLAIPKDAPHPEAARAFIEFMLRPESVAALTNTLFFATANQAATPLVDEAVRTDPDIYPLADVRERLYADRSMSLKDMRQRTRLWTTFRSRQ, translated from the coding sequence ATGGCTCCCATGTTCAAGCTGTGTTTACCCGCGCTGTTGCTCGCCGTCGCCATTTCGGCCCAGGCCGAGGACAAGGTGGTCAATCTGTACAGTTGGGCCGATTACGTGGCCCCCGAAACCCTGCAACGGTTCGAGCAGGAGACGGGGATCCACGTGCGCTACGACACCTTCGACTCTTCGGAAGTACTGGAGACCAAGTTGCTCACCGGCGGCAGCGGTTATGACGTGGTGGTGCCGTCCTCCAGCGTGCTGGCCCGGGGTCTTGCGGCGGGGGCGTTGAAACCGATTCCCCACGAAGGACTCAAGGGTTACGCCAACCTCGATCCGGACTTGCTGGAAAAACTCGCCGCTGTCGACCCGGGTAACCGCTATGGCGTGCCTTACACCTGGGGCACCCTGGGTTTGGGCATGAACGTCGAGGCGGTCAAGCAGCGCTTGCCGGACGTGCCGCTCAACAGCTTGGACCTGCTGTTCAAACCCGAGTACGCGAGCAAGTTGAAGGACTGCGGCATCGCCATTCTCGACTCGCCCCAGGAGGTGATCGGGCTGGCGCTGCATTATCTGGGTAAAGATCCCTACAGCACGGACAAGAACGATCTGTCAGCCGCCGAGGCGTTGCTGCATCAGCTACAGCCGAACGTACTGTACGTCGCCACCGGGCGGCAGATCAGCGATCTGGCCAATGGCAGCGTGTGCCTGGCGCTGACCTATAACGGCGACGCGAGCATGGCCGCCGACCAGGCACGCAAGGCCGAAAAACCCTATGAAATCGCCTACCGGATTCCCAGGGAAGGCACCCTCGTGTGGCAGGACAACCTGGCGATTCCCAAGGATGCGCCGCACCCCGAAGCCGCCCGCGCCTTTATCGAGTTCATGTTGCGCCCCGAGTCCGTCGCGGCACTGACCAACACCTTGTTCTTCGCCACCGCCAACCAGGCCGCCACGCCGCTGGTGGATGAAGCGGTGCGCACCGATCCGGACATCTACCCGCTGGCCGACGTGCGGGAACGGCTGTACGCCGACCGCAGCATGAGCCTCAAGGACATGCGCCAGCGCACCCGCTTGTGGACCACTTTCCGTAGCCGCCAATAA
- a CDS encoding LysR family transcriptional regulator: MLGQLHDLDLQLLRLFVSVVECGGFSAAQGELGLSQSSISQQMAKLETRLGYRLCSRGKGGFRVTPKGEQLLSATRGLFQSIEAFRHQSNGVAGRLIGEVRLGLSEALDQSVLQRVAEAIRRFRERDESVRIELISAMPGEMERLLLQQRLDLAIGYFSQVQSAFDYRQLFIETQHLYCAPGHPLFTNPAPDNQDLQTCDRVDHPYRFLRSDEPFQGKLCSARSEQVEGTLAFILSGKHVGYLPSHFARGWEDKGLLRAVRRGDMSFDVAFHLARHRAQVAGDAQKAFEEDLLAAFA; this comes from the coding sequence ATGCTCGGCCAACTCCACGATCTGGATCTGCAATTGTTGCGTCTGTTTGTCAGCGTGGTGGAGTGCGGCGGCTTCAGCGCCGCCCAGGGCGAGTTGGGGTTGAGCCAGTCGAGCATCAGCCAGCAAATGGCCAAACTGGAAACCCGCCTGGGCTATCGGCTATGCAGTCGCGGCAAAGGTGGGTTCAGGGTCACGCCCAAGGGCGAACAACTGCTCAGCGCCACCCGTGGATTGTTCCAGTCCATCGAAGCCTTCCGTCATCAATCCAACGGCGTGGCCGGGCGCTTGATCGGCGAAGTGCGCCTGGGCCTGTCCGAAGCCCTGGATCAATCGGTGCTGCAACGGGTGGCCGAGGCGATCCGGCGCTTCCGTGAACGGGACGAGTCAGTGCGCATCGAACTGATCAGCGCCATGCCCGGCGAAATGGAACGACTGCTGCTGCAACAGCGGCTGGACCTGGCCATCGGCTACTTCTCGCAAGTGCAAAGCGCGTTTGACTACCGCCAACTGTTCATTGAAACCCAGCATCTGTATTGCGCCCCCGGCCATCCACTGTTCACCAACCCGGCCCCCGACAATCAGGATCTGCAGACCTGCGACCGGGTCGATCACCCCTACCGTTTCCTGCGCAGTGACGAACCCTTCCAGGGCAAGTTGTGTTCGGCGCGCTCCGAACAAGTGGAAGGCACCCTCGCCTTCATCCTTTCCGGCAAGCATGTCGGTTACTTGCCCAGCCACTTCGCCCGTGGCTGGGAAGACAAGGGTCTGCTCAGGGCCGTGCGCCGAGGCGACATGAGTTTCGATGTCGCGTTTCATCTGGCCCGGCACCGGGCTCAGGTGGCCGGCGATGCACAAAAGGCGTTCGAAGAGGATCTGCTCGCAGCGTTTGCCTGA
- a CDS encoding enoyl-CoA hydratase/isomerase family protein, with protein MTAQVFSPGTQSMDAMQNEVLAEVRNHIGHLTLNRPAGLNALTLDMVRNLHRQLDAWAQDPHVHAVVLRGAGEKAFCAGGDIRSLHDSFKSGDTLHEDFFVEEYALDLAIHHYRKPVLALMDGFVLGGGMGLVQGADLRVVTEKSRLAMPEVGIGYFPDVGGSYFLPRIPGELGIYLGVSGVQIRAADALYCGLADWYLESDKLGTLDEKLDQLEWHDTPLKDLQGLLAKVAVQQLPDAPLSTLRPAIDHFFAQADVPSIVEQLRQVTVADSHEWAVTTADLLETRSPLAMAVTLEMLRRGRELPLEQCFALELHLDRQWFERGDLIEGVRALLIDKDKTPRWNPPTLQALDAEHVASFFSGFDESES; from the coding sequence ATGACTGCTCAGGTTTTTTCTCCCGGGACTCAGTCCATGGATGCCATGCAGAACGAAGTGCTGGCCGAGGTTCGCAACCACATTGGTCACCTGACCCTCAACCGCCCCGCCGGCCTCAATGCCCTCACCCTGGACATGGTGCGCAACCTGCACCGCCAGCTCGACGCCTGGGCCCAGGATCCGCACGTCCATGCCGTGGTCTTGCGCGGTGCCGGGGAAAAAGCCTTCTGCGCCGGCGGCGACATTCGCTCGCTGCATGACAGCTTCAAAAGCGGCGACACCTTGCACGAAGATTTCTTCGTCGAGGAATACGCCCTCGACCTCGCGATCCACCACTACCGCAAACCGGTGCTGGCCCTGATGGACGGTTTTGTCCTCGGCGGCGGCATGGGCCTGGTGCAAGGCGCAGACTTGCGCGTGGTCACTGAGAAGAGCCGCCTGGCCATGCCGGAAGTCGGCATCGGCTACTTCCCGGACGTCGGCGGCAGTTACTTCCTGCCGCGCATTCCCGGTGAACTGGGGATCTACCTCGGCGTCAGCGGCGTGCAGATACGCGCCGCCGATGCGTTGTATTGCGGCCTGGCCGACTGGTACCTCGAAAGCGACAAGCTGGGCACGCTGGACGAAAAACTCGACCAGCTCGAATGGCACGACACGCCGCTCAAGGACCTGCAAGGCCTGCTGGCGAAAGTCGCCGTGCAGCAACTGCCCGATGCTCCGTTGAGCACACTGCGTCCGGCCATCGACCACTTCTTCGCCCAAGCCGACGTGCCGAGTATTGTGGAACAACTGCGCCAGGTAACGGTCGCCGACAGCCATGAGTGGGCCGTCACCACCGCCGACCTGCTGGAAACCCGCTCGCCGCTGGCCATGGCCGTGACCCTGGAAATGCTCCGTCGCGGACGCGAGCTGCCACTGGAACAATGTTTCGCCCTTGAGCTGCACCTGGACCGCCAGTGGTTCGAGCGCGGCGACCTGATCGAAGGCGTGCGCGCCTTGCTGATCGACAAAGACAAGACACCACGCTGGAACCCGCCCACCCTCCAGGCGCTGGACGCCGAACACGTGGCGAGCTTCTTCAGCGGTTTCGACGAAAGCGAGAGTTGA
- a CDS encoding acyl-CoA dehydrogenase family protein has product MHDIELSEEQVMIRDMARDFARGEIAPHAQAWEKAGWIDDGLVAKMGELGLLGMVVPEEWGGTYVDYVAYALAVEEISAGDGATGAFMSIHNSVGCGPVLNYGSEEQKQTWLADLASGQVIGCFCLTEPQAGSEAHNLRTRAELRDGQWVINGAKQFVSNGKRAKLAIVFAVTDPDLGKRGISAFLVPTDTAGFIVDRTEHKMGIRASDTCAVTLNNCTIPEANLLGERGKGLAIALSNLEGGRIGIAAQALGIARAAFEAALAYSRDRVQFGKTINEHQSIANLLADMHMQLNAARLMILHAARLRTAGKPCLSEASQAKLFASEMAEKVCSSAIQIHGGYGYLEDYPVEKYYRDARITQIYEGSSEIQRIVIARELKNYLV; this is encoded by the coding sequence ATGCACGATATCGAATTGAGCGAAGAACAAGTCATGATCCGCGACATGGCCCGGGATTTTGCCCGCGGCGAAATCGCGCCCCATGCCCAGGCCTGGGAAAAGGCCGGCTGGATCGACGACGGTCTGGTGGCGAAGATGGGCGAACTGGGTTTGCTGGGCATGGTGGTCCCCGAGGAATGGGGCGGCACCTATGTCGACTACGTGGCCTACGCGTTGGCGGTAGAAGAGATTTCCGCCGGCGACGGTGCTACCGGCGCCTTCATGAGCATCCACAACTCCGTGGGCTGCGGGCCGGTGCTTAACTACGGCAGCGAAGAACAGAAACAGACCTGGCTGGCGGACCTGGCCAGCGGTCAGGTCATCGGCTGTTTCTGCCTGACCGAACCCCAGGCCGGTTCCGAGGCGCACAACCTGCGCACACGCGCCGAACTGCGCGACGGCCAGTGGGTGATCAATGGCGCCAAACAGTTCGTCAGCAACGGCAAGCGCGCCAAACTGGCGATTGTGTTTGCCGTGACCGATCCGGACCTGGGCAAACGTGGCATCTCGGCGTTCCTGGTGCCGACCGACACTGCCGGTTTTATCGTCGACCGCACTGAACACAAGATGGGCATCCGTGCATCCGACACCTGCGCGGTGACCCTGAACAACTGCACCATCCCCGAAGCCAATCTGCTGGGCGAACGCGGCAAGGGCCTGGCCATCGCCTTGTCCAACCTCGAAGGCGGCCGCATCGGCATTGCCGCCCAGGCGCTGGGCATTGCACGTGCGGCGTTTGAAGCGGCACTGGCTTATTCCCGTGATCGTGTGCAGTTTGGCAAAACGATCAATGAGCACCAGAGCATCGCCAACCTGCTGGCGGACATGCACATGCAGTTGAATGCCGCGCGACTGATGATCCTGCACGCCGCACGCCTGCGCACGGCCGGCAAACCCTGCCTGTCGGAGGCGTCACAAGCCAAGCTGTTTGCGTCGGAAATGGCGGAAAAGGTCTGCTCGTCCGCCATTCAGATTCATGGCGGGTATGGGTATCTGGAAGACTATCCGGTGGAGAAGTACTACCGGGATGCGCGGATCACGCAGATCTACGAAGGGTCGAGCGAGATACAGCGGATTGTGATTGCCCGCGAACTGAAGAACTACTTGGTGTGA
- a CDS encoding enoyl-CoA hydratase, which yields MSYETILLETHGRVGLITLNRPQALNALNAQIVSELNQALDGFEADSNIGCIVLTGSKKAFAAGADIKEMAELTYPQIYIDDLFSDSDRVANRRKPMIAAVNGFALGGGCELALMCDFILAGDNARFGQPEINLGVLPGMGGTQRLTRAVGKAKAMEMCLSGRLIDAVEAERCGIVARIVPSDELLDEALKVAALIAKKSLPIAMMVKESVNRAFEVSLAEGVRFERRVFHAAFATQDQKEGMAAFIAKREAEFQGK from the coding sequence CTGAGCTACGAAACGATTTTGCTGGAAACCCACGGCCGCGTTGGCCTGATCACCCTCAACCGTCCACAAGCGCTGAACGCATTGAACGCGCAGATCGTCAGCGAGCTGAACCAGGCCCTCGATGGCTTCGAGGCGGACTCGAACATCGGCTGCATCGTCCTGACCGGTTCGAAAAAAGCCTTCGCCGCCGGTGCCGACATCAAGGAAATGGCCGAGCTGACCTATCCGCAGATCTACATCGACGACCTGTTCAGCGACAGCGATCGCGTGGCCAACCGCCGCAAGCCGATGATCGCGGCGGTCAATGGTTTCGCCCTGGGTGGCGGCTGTGAGCTGGCATTGATGTGCGACTTCATCTTGGCCGGTGACAACGCCAGATTCGGTCAGCCGGAAATCAACCTCGGCGTGTTGCCGGGCATGGGCGGCACCCAGCGCCTGACCCGTGCCGTGGGCAAGGCCAAGGCCATGGAAATGTGCCTGAGCGGTCGCCTTATCGATGCCGTGGAAGCGGAGCGTTGCGGGATTGTCGCGCGGATCGTGCCGAGCGATGAACTGCTGGATGAAGCGCTGAAAGTCGCGGCATTGATCGCCAAAAAATCGTTGCCGATTGCGATGATGGTCAAGGAAAGCGTCAACCGTGCCTTTGAAGTGAGCCTGGCCGAAGGCGTGCGCTTTGAGCGCCGGGTGTTCCATGCGGCGTTTGCGACGCAGGATCAGAAGGAAGGGATGGCTGCGTTTATTGCCAAACGTGAGGCTGAATTCCAAGGTAAGTAA
- a CDS encoding acyl-CoA dehydrogenase codes for MIPNDDQQQIRDMARDFAQERLKPFAAEWDREHRFPKEAIGEMAALGFFGMLVPEQWGGCDTGYLAYAMALEEIAAGDGACSTIMSVHNSVGCVPILNYGTDEQKERFLKPLASGAMLGAFALTEPQAGSDASGLKTRARLEGDHYVLNGCKQFITSGQNAGVVIVFAVTDPSAGKRGISAFIVPTDSPGYSVARVEDKLGQHASDTCQILFEDVKVPLANRLGEEGEGYRIALANLEGGRVGIASQSVGMARAAFEAARDYARERQSFGKPIIEHQAVAFRLADMATQIAVARQMVHYAAALRDSGKPALVEASMAKLFASEMAEKVCSSALQTLGGYGYLNDFPVERIYRDVRVCQIYEGTSDIQRMVISRNL; via the coding sequence ATGATCCCCAATGACGACCAACAACAAATCCGCGACATGGCCCGGGACTTTGCCCAGGAACGGCTGAAGCCTTTCGCCGCCGAATGGGACCGTGAGCATCGCTTTCCCAAGGAAGCCATCGGCGAGATGGCCGCACTGGGCTTCTTCGGCATGCTGGTGCCGGAGCAGTGGGGCGGATGCGACACCGGTTACCTGGCCTACGCCATGGCGCTGGAAGAAATCGCCGCCGGCGATGGCGCCTGCTCGACCATCATGAGCGTGCACAACTCCGTGGGCTGTGTGCCGATTCTCAACTACGGCACCGATGAGCAGAAAGAGCGCTTTCTCAAACCGCTGGCCAGCGGTGCGATGCTCGGCGCTTTCGCCCTGACCGAACCCCAGGCCGGTTCCGACGCCAGCGGCCTGAAAACCCGTGCCCGCCTGGAAGGCGATCACTACGTACTCAACGGCTGCAAGCAGTTCATCACCTCCGGGCAGAATGCCGGGGTGGTGATCGTGTTTGCGGTGACCGATCCGAGCGCTGGCAAACGCGGCATCAGCGCCTTTATCGTGCCAACCGATTCGCCGGGCTACAGCGTTGCGCGGGTCGAGGACAAGCTCGGCCAGCATGCGTCCGACACCTGCCAGATCCTCTTCGAAGACGTGAAGGTGCCGCTGGCCAACCGTTTGGGCGAGGAGGGCGAAGGCTACAGGATTGCCCTGGCCAACCTTGAAGGCGGCCGCGTCGGTATCGCTTCGCAATCGGTGGGCATGGCCCGCGCCGCATTCGAAGCGGCGCGAGACTACGCCCGTGAGCGCCAGAGCTTCGGCAAGCCGATCATCGAGCACCAGGCCGTGGCCTTCCGCCTGGCGGACATGGCGACCCAGATCGCCGTGGCGCGACAAATGGTGCACTACGCCGCCGCCCTGCGTGACAGCGGCAAGCCGGCCCTGGTAGAAGCGTCGATGGCCAAACTGTTCGCCTCGGAAATGGCCGAAAAGGTATGCTCCTCGGCGCTGCAAACCCTTGGCGGCTACGGTTACCTCAACGACTTCCCAGTGGAGCGGATCTACCGCGACGTGCGGGTCTGCCAGATCTACGAAGGCACCAGCGATATTCAGCGCATGGTCATTTCGCGCAATTTATAA